One window from the genome of Pseudanabaena yagii GIHE-NHR1 encodes:
- a CDS encoding SWIM zinc finger family protein — MVETNHDSPTLGIDTWTADRVVALAPDPSSAKNGKGLATLNKWSNLGKEQQIIWGECKGSGKDPYRIQVDLSEPAFRCSCPSRKFPCKHGLGLLFLMVSQPTVLTEGTPPDWVADWIASRTKREEKQKQKLNQLEKAIDPEAQAKRAHARLNKVKAGVQDLQMWLNDLIRQGLTSVRTESYQFWEQPAARMVDAQAPSLARQLREIPSIINSGTGWESRLLAKLGKLYLLLESFQRLESLPLPNQADIRNQIGWTQNQSELITALENSSTSSQSSQYLQQDLWLVMGQQIETEERLRVSRTWLWGKHSHRYALLLQFAHGTQAFEVNFGLGTSLEAELAFFESAYPLRAIIKSRENSSSFVSVGEIVGYETIDLAITSYSSALVKNPWLERFPLTLQQVIPLHRDGKWFIRDRANNLLAIDPRFERVWTILALSGGHPVMIFGEWNDNHLYPLSIWVEGNFYSA; from the coding sequence ATGGTCGAAACAAATCATGATTCTCCTACTCTAGGAATAGATACTTGGACAGCAGATCGGGTGGTAGCTCTAGCCCCCGATCCTTCATCAGCAAAGAATGGTAAAGGCTTAGCAACATTAAATAAATGGAGCAATTTGGGCAAGGAACAACAAATAATTTGGGGTGAATGCAAAGGTAGTGGGAAAGATCCCTATCGCATACAGGTTGACTTGTCTGAGCCTGCATTTCGCTGTAGTTGTCCTAGCCGCAAATTCCCTTGCAAGCATGGTTTGGGATTACTATTTTTGATGGTCAGCCAACCCACAGTTTTAACTGAGGGAACCCCGCCTGATTGGGTAGCTGATTGGATTGCATCACGGACGAAACGCGAAGAGAAACAAAAGCAAAAGCTAAATCAACTTGAAAAAGCGATCGATCCTGAGGCTCAAGCCAAACGTGCTCATGCCAGACTCAACAAGGTCAAAGCAGGAGTTCAGGATTTACAAATGTGGCTCAATGACTTAATCCGTCAGGGTTTAACCTCAGTACGAACAGAGTCTTACCAGTTTTGGGAACAGCCTGCGGCGCGGATGGTCGATGCTCAAGCGCCGAGTTTAGCCAGACAGTTGCGGGAGATTCCCAGTATCATTAATTCGGGTACAGGTTGGGAATCGAGACTATTAGCGAAATTAGGCAAATTATATTTACTTTTGGAAAGTTTTCAGCGTCTAGAGTCTCTTCCCTTACCCAATCAAGCTGATATTCGCAATCAAATCGGCTGGACGCAAAACCAATCCGAACTGATAACTGCTCTGGAAAATTCCTCAACTTCATCTCAATCATCTCAATATTTACAGCAGGATCTCTGGCTAGTCATGGGACAGCAAATAGAAACAGAGGAACGTCTGCGCGTTAGTCGGACTTGGCTTTGGGGTAAGCACAGTCACCGTTATGCCCTATTACTACAATTTGCTCATGGGACTCAAGCTTTTGAGGTAAATTTCGGTCTAGGGACTTCGTTAGAAGCAGAACTTGCATTTTTCGAGAGTGCCTATCCGCTTCGTGCAATTATCAAATCTAGAGAGAACTCGTCATCGTTTGTATCCGTAGGCGAGATTGTTGGATATGAAACTATTGATTTAGCGATCACCTCTTACAGTAGCGCCCTAGTTAAAAATCCTTGGTTAGAAAGATTTCCCCTCACCCTTCAGCAGGTCATCCCATTACATAGGGATGGCAAATGGTTTATTCGCGATCGCGCCAATAATCTGTTAGCGATCGATCCAAGGTTTGAGAGAGTCTGGACAATCTTGGCTTTAAGTGGTGGACATCCTGTAATGATATTTGGGGAATGGAATGACAATCATCTTTATCCCTTAAGTATTTGGGTTGAAGGAAACTTTTATAGTGCTTAA
- a CDS encoding response regulator, protein MLIESMSQQGLILIVDDEPANLNVLSDVLIAERYDVAIANSGERAITIVNRQLPDLILLDIHMPDMDGFAVCQKLKENQRTSAIPVIFMTALNDIDNKVKGFELGAVDYITKPFNVRELLARIKNHLQLTRVTQNLEKVKEQLSLVLKGSNDGWWDFDLLQNQAYNSPRWWDMLGYTDREIESSFENWQKLIHPDDRDRVNAQIITTESNSQQHLLEFEYRLLHKQGHYVPIYARALLQRDDTGKAIRISGTNSDLTAWKQKESELQQALKTVHELNLELENRVAERTQTLQRLMAAIEASIDGIAVVNEEGKYIYINAAHLDLFGYQHPSELIGETWKVFYYPDEVQRIEQEVFPIIGETQKWRGEAIAKRRDGSTFIEELSLTMVQGVGLICVCRDVTDRKEMENGIRQSLAKEKELSQLRSNFISTASHEFRTPLTIISSSSSILENYSDRLTEDKKSSHLQRIQSSVNHMVNLLDDVLTVNRAEVNKLDFNPEIVDLVTFCQNITEEIQLSTKEHSISFFAISNNLDETDLTTLNIRCDVKLMRQIITNLLSNAIKYTPDGGMIYLWLMQQDNNAVLKVQDHGIGIPIDDQTKLFDSFYRAGNVGNISGTGLGLAIVKKCVDLHNGVIGVESAINEGTTFTVILPKSPNISNSPKRIHEMLIN, encoded by the coding sequence ATGTTGATAGAGTCAATGAGCCAACAAGGATTAATTCTTATTGTTGATGATGAGCCAGCCAATCTTAACGTTCTTTCAGATGTCTTAATTGCTGAGAGATATGATGTGGCTATTGCTAATAGTGGGGAGCGAGCGATAACGATAGTCAATCGACAATTACCAGATCTAATCCTGTTAGATATCCATATGCCTGATATGGATGGTTTTGCTGTCTGTCAAAAACTCAAAGAAAATCAGAGAACCTCTGCAATTCCTGTCATTTTTATGACAGCCTTAAACGATATAGACAATAAAGTCAAAGGCTTTGAATTGGGAGCTGTAGACTATATTACGAAGCCTTTTAATGTCCGAGAGCTATTAGCACGGATCAAGAACCATTTACAGTTAACCAGAGTCACCCAAAACTTAGAAAAGGTAAAAGAACAATTATCCCTAGTTTTAAAAGGTTCTAACGATGGTTGGTGGGATTTTGATCTATTACAAAATCAGGCTTATAACTCTCCCCGCTGGTGGGATATGTTGGGATATACAGATAGGGAGATAGAATCGTCCTTCGAGAATTGGCAAAAGTTAATACATCCAGACGATCGCGATCGCGTAAATGCCCAAATAATTACTACTGAAAGTAATAGTCAGCAACATCTCCTTGAATTTGAATATCGTTTATTGCATAAACAAGGGCATTATGTGCCCATTTATGCGAGGGCACTTTTGCAACGAGATGATACGGGTAAAGCGATCCGTATCTCTGGTACTAATAGCGATCTCACTGCTTGGAAGCAAAAGGAATCAGAACTGCAACAAGCTCTTAAAACAGTACATGAACTCAACCTTGAGCTAGAAAATAGAGTAGCGGAACGTACTCAGACTCTACAAAGACTCATGGCAGCGATCGAGGCTAGCATTGATGGCATCGCTGTTGTTAATGAAGAAGGCAAATATATTTATATTAATGCTGCCCATCTTGATTTGTTTGGCTATCAACATCCTAGCGAGCTGATTGGTGAAACTTGGAAAGTATTTTACTATCCTGACGAGGTACAGCGCATTGAGCAAGAAGTTTTCCCCATCATTGGTGAAACTCAAAAATGGCGGGGAGAGGCGATCGCGAAACGACGGGACGGCAGCACATTTATCGAAGAACTATCACTGACGATGGTTCAAGGTGTGGGGCTAATCTGCGTATGTAGGGATGTGACAGATCGCAAAGAAATGGAAAATGGTATTCGTCAATCATTAGCCAAAGAAAAAGAACTCAGTCAACTCCGTTCTAACTTTATTTCGACAGCATCCCATGAGTTTCGGACTCCACTTACGATTATTTCATCTTCATCCTCAATTCTAGAAAATTATAGCGATCGCTTAACTGAAGACAAGAAAAGTAGCCATTTGCAACGCATTCAATCTAGCGTCAATCATATGGTGAATTTACTAGATGATGTGCTTACTGTAAATCGAGCTGAAGTTAACAAATTAGACTTCAATCCAGAAATAGTTGATCTTGTTACTTTTTGCCAAAATATCACTGAAGAAATCCAACTAAGTACTAAAGAACATAGTATTAGTTTCTTTGCCATATCAAATAATCTTGATGAGACTGATTTAACAACTCTAAATATTCGATGTGATGTTAAACTCATGCGGCAAATTATTACAAATCTTTTAAGCAATGCGATTAAATATACGCCAGATGGGGGAATGATATATCTATGGCTAATGCAGCAGGATAACAATGCAGTTTTAAAGGTACAAGATCATGGCATCGGCATTCCTATTGATGATCAAACAAAGTTATTTGATTCGTTTTATCGAGCTGGAAATGTCGGCAATATATCTGGAACTGGTCTGGGATTAGCTATTGTCAAAAAATGTGTTGATTTACATAACGGCGTAATTGGAGTGGAAAGTGCCATCAATGAAGGGACAACTTTTACTGTAATTCTCCCTAAGAGTCCTAACATTTCTAACAGTCCTAAGCGAATCCATGAAATGTTAATTAATTAA